Proteins found in one Cheilinus undulatus linkage group 9, ASM1832078v1, whole genome shotgun sequence genomic segment:
- the hsbp1b gene encoding heat shock factor-binding protein 1b, with the protein MAETDPKSVQDLTNVVQTLLQQMQDKFQTMSDQIIGRIDEMSTRIDDLEKNIADLMTQAGVEEIEAPPEKAKEGQGS; encoded by the exons ATGGCTGAGACGGATCCCAAGTCAGTGCAGGACCTCACTAATGTG GTCCAGACACTGCTGCAACAGATGCAGGACAAGTTCCAGACCATGTCAGACCAGATCATTGGGAGGA TCGATGAGATGAGCACACGCATCGATGATTTGGAGAAAAACATTGCTGACCTGATGACCCAGGCTGGTGTCGAAGAGATCGAGGCACCACCAGAAAAGGCTAAAGAAGGACAAGGCTCATAA